A region from the Aquimarina sp. ERC-38 genome encodes:
- a CDS encoding RNA polymerase sigma factor, whose amino-acid sequence MRLENLIEDCKKGDARAQESIYRLFSGKLFGVCLKYSDNYENAQDTLQDGFITIFDKIKQFKSEGSFEGWMRRIMVNTALLKYRKQTVFDIINEEEIEEIQVEITEEVSLDYLLSLIQELPDRYRLVFNLYVLDGYNHNEIATMLSISNGTSKSNLARARKILKDKIEARQYVDVHSVER is encoded by the coding sequence GTGCGATTAGAAAACCTTATTGAAGATTGTAAAAAAGGAGACGCTAGGGCACAGGAATCTATATACCGTTTATTTAGTGGTAAACTCTTTGGGGTTTGTCTTAAATATTCTGACAATTATGAAAATGCGCAGGACACTTTGCAAGATGGTTTTATTACTATTTTCGATAAAATTAAACAGTTTAAAAGCGAAGGATCTTTTGAGGGATGGATGCGAAGAATTATGGTAAATACCGCTTTGTTAAAATATCGTAAGCAAACCGTTTTTGATATTATAAACGAAGAGGAAATTGAAGAAATCCAGGTTGAAATTACCGAAGAAGTATCTTTAGATTATTTATTAAGTCTTATACAAGAATTACCGGATCGTTACCGACTGGTTTTTAATTTATATGTTTTGGATGGTTATAATCATAATGAAATAGCCACCATGTTGTCCATATCAAATGGTACTTCCAAATCCAATTTGGCCAGGGCAAGAAAAATTTTAAAAGATAAGATTGAAGCACGTCAATACGTTGATGTACATTCAGTAGAACGATAG
- the recA gene encoding recombinase RecA: protein MSAEKEKDAKLKALKLTLDKLDKSYGKGTVMKMSDEAVQEVEVISTGSLGLDLALGVGGYPRGRVIEIFGPESSGKTTLTLHAIAQAQKAGGIAAFIDAEHAFDRFYAEKLGVQLEDLIISQPDHGEQALEIADNLIRSGAIDIIVIDSVAALTPKSEIEGEMGDSKMGLHARLMSQALRKLTGSISKTNCTVIFINQLREKIGVMFGNPETTTGGNALKFYASVRLDIRRSTQIKDSNSAVQGNKTRVKVVKNKVAPPFRTAEFDIMYGKGISKVGEIIDIGVDYEIVKKSGSWFSYQDTKLGQGRDAVKALLLDNPELMEELEEKIKDAIQLVAE, encoded by the coding sequence ATGAGTGCAGAAAAAGAAAAAGATGCAAAGTTAAAAGCATTAAAATTAACTCTTGATAAACTCGATAAATCTTACGGTAAGGGAACCGTGATGAAGATGAGCGACGAAGCTGTGCAAGAAGTAGAAGTAATTTCTACCGGATCTTTAGGCCTCGATTTAGCTTTGGGTGTCGGAGGATATCCTAGGGGTAGGGTTATTGAAATTTTTGGTCCGGAATCTTCGGGTAAGACTACCTTAACCTTACATGCAATTGCTCAGGCGCAAAAGGCAGGAGGTATTGCTGCTTTTATTGATGCTGAACATGCTTTTGATCGATTTTATGCCGAAAAACTAGGGGTTCAATTAGAAGATTTGATTATTTCCCAACCGGATCATGGGGAACAAGCACTGGAGATTGCAGATAATTTAATTCGGTCTGGAGCTATTGATATTATTGTTATTGACTCTGTTGCGGCTTTGACCCCAAAAAGTGAGATTGAAGGCGAAATGGGAGATTCAAAAATGGGATTACATGCCCGTTTAATGTCTCAGGCTTTACGTAAACTTACCGGTTCTATTAGTAAAACCAATTGTACGGTGATTTTTATTAACCAACTCCGGGAAAAGATCGGGGTGATGTTTGGTAATCCTGAGACTACCACCGGTGGAAACGCATTAAAGTTCTATGCATCCGTTCGGTTGGATATTAGAAGGTCTACTCAGATTAAAGATAGCAATAGTGCTGTGCAAGGAAATAAAACCCGGGTGAAGGTAGTAAAGAACAAGGTAGCACCTCCGTTTAGGACTGCCGAATTTGATATCATGTACGGGAAAGGTATTTCTAAAGTAGGTGAAATTATTGATATCGGTGTGGATTATGAAATAGTAAAAAAGAGTGGTTCCTGGTTTAGTTATCAAGATACTAAATTAGGACAGGGTCGGGATGCCGTAAAGGCATTACTTCTTGATAATCCTGAGTTAATGGAAGAACTAGAAGAAAAAATTAAAGATGCTATCCAGTTAGTAGCTGAATAA